From Fusobacterium varium:
GATTCACACGAATTCCTATTTTTATAGTTTCCTTATGTCTAGCTGCTATTGCATTGATATGTTTAATCTCTGATATACTGTCAGCAATAATTGTACATTTCCCATAGCATATTTCAATGTCTTCCTTTGTTTTTCCTGGAACAGAGTAAAATATCTTCTCAGGTACTATTCCATTTTCCAGAGAAAGAAGTACTTCTCCTGCAGAAGCAGCATCTGCTCCAAACCCTTCTTTTGAAATATTTTGAACTATGGGTGAAAATGGATTAGTTTTAATAGAATATAAAAATTCAAAATTGGGAAGTTCAGTTTTTAGTTTCTGGCATTGGCTTATAATCTGCTCTCCATTATAAATGTAACATGGAACATGATCCTTTAAAAAAGTTAATAAATTCATTTCCCCTCCATATACTCATAGATAAAAGTTTTCCTTCTTCATTCAGACTGGCAAATCATTCTGCTCTAATGGATCCTTCAAATCCTGACAGCATTGGTTTCAGCATTCCTGCCAAATCCAAATATTTCTGCATACCTTCTTTAATAGATTTTATTTCAAATAAAACAATCACATCTGTTATTATTATATTCCTCTACTTTAAAATATTATACCCAAATAATATCAGCTTCTGTTTTTTGTTTAGAATATTGAAATAATCATAATTATATTATAATTTAATATCCTTGTTTATTCTGAATAATCCCATTGATATTTCTTTAAATCTACATGAGTCTTATTTTTTAAAACAATTCCTTCCTTCTGTAATAAGAAACCCTGTAAACCCCATCCAGGAACAAGCCGCCCAGCATGATTAACTACTCTGTGACAAGGATATTCTCCATAATATTCTGCCATACTGAGAACTTTCCCTACAAGTCTTGCATTTTTATCCTTACCGATTAATCTTGCTATTTGTCCATAAGTAGCAACACGACCCTCTGGAATTTCATCTACCACAGAAAGTATTTCATAAATTAAATCTTCCTGCATAATACAATTCACCCCTCTATAATATCAATACACCCTAGACTATGATTCGGAAAAAGAATCATTTACCAAACTTACCTAAAATATTATCAATTTTTTTCATAATAATTTCTTTTTTATATTATTATATCATAACCTTCATTTAAAATCTTGTCATATTCGGACATAATATTTAAGTATTCATATGCTGTCTGCATACTATAAAAAAATAATTATAAATATTTAATTATTTTTTCTATATTCAGATGGAGAACATCCAACTACTTTTTTAAATACAGATGCAAACTTACTTGGATTGTCATATCCCATTTTTCCTGATATTTCAGCTATTGTTTTATCTGTTTCCCTAAGCATAGAGGCAGCTTTATATATACGATATTCCCTTCTCCATACAGAAATAGATTTTCCATAAATACCCTTAAAACATTTTTTCAAAGTAGTTATTCCTATATCATGTTCTTGAGCCAGTTCCTGAAGTGTTATATTCTTTTCTAAATCTTCTGTTAAATGCTCCTTTATATGCTTTACTTTTTCCACTTGATTTTTAGGAAAATATGGAGATAATAAATTATTTTTTTCAATTGGAACTATAGTAAAAAAAAGTAAAAGTTCCAATACTTTTATTTTGAAATATCCCTTTTGTATTCTTTCATCTACATTATATAATTCATGAAATATATGCTCTATTTCATCTGTTGCCCTTATTATAAAATAATCTTTATCCAAAAATACTCTTTCTTTTATTTTATTTAAATCTATATTTATTCCTTCCATGATTCCTTTAAGAAATTTTTCTGCTGTTTCAATATCTATCAACACTTCTATTCCTTCATAATACCCTAAAGGAAAGCCAGAAGTTGTCCTTTGAATTTTGCAGCTGTTCACTTCCAGATCTCCTTCTCCAAGATATAAATATGAATCATTGTGTATTTTGCATTCAAATCTCCCTTTTTTGCAATGATTTATTTCAATAATATCTCTGGAAATATTTTCAGGTTCAAAACAATAAAAAGTATTAAAATTATTATATATAATATCTATTCCAGGAAACACATGATGGCATATAATTTCTCCATATCCATCTAAGCATTTTACTTTATATATAACTTTATCTTCAGTTTTTTTGATTATTTTCAAATTTTCTTTATATAAATTATTTTTTTCTATTATAGACTCCATTCTTTTCCCCTCTCTATAAATTATTGTTTTATATTTATACTTATATCATATTAATTTTGCTTTTCAAAATATTTTTGTTTTAAATTTTTTTATATTGACATAAAATTAATTTAGTATTATCATTTATATAGATATCAATAAAAGGAGTTAATTATGGTAAAAAAGAGATTATTATTTATTTCAGGATTTATTTCTCTAGCTTTAGGGATAGTAGGTATTATCCTTCCATTACTTCCTACTACTCCATTTTTATTACTCAGTGCTTACTGTTTCAGTCAATCTTCTGAAAAGTTTCACAATTATATTTTGAACAACAAAGTTTTTGGACAATATATCAGAGATTATAATGAAAAGAAGGGAATAACATTAAAAAATAAAATAACTGCTATTTCTCTTTTAATTTTAAGTATAGGATTCTCAATGTATAAACTGAATTATCTCCATATAAGAATAATGCTCGCAGTAGTATTTACAGGAGTAAGTTTTCACATTCTGAAACTTAAAACATTAAGATAAAAATGGATAACCCATTAAGCAGAAATATAGCTTCAGAACTTTTTCAGTATAAATATTTATTATTAATTTTGTTCTTAAAATTAAAAACAGTAAGCTTATTATATTTAAGCTCACTGTTTTTTTATGTTTTACTCACTTCGTTAATTATACAAATTTTCTAATTTCTAAAATTTACCTTAACTGTTGTAATCCTATTCTATTTATTTTTCTACCTTTAAAAGCTCATCATAAAATTCTAATACTAATTCAAAAATTCTTGGTGATCCTCTTAATATTTTATTAGAATCCACAATGAAAATATTATCTTTCTGTCCTGCCTTTATCTCTTTTATAGCAGGATTACTATTTTTAATATCATCAACTGATTTTATACTCATAGCACCTGCTAAAAAATCTGGATTTTCTTTTAAAAGAAATTCTTGTGATATTATTGGTCTTTCTCCAGTAAGGTTGTTAGTTATATTTTCTACTCCAAGAAGTTCAAGAACTTCTCCTGGCAAAGTTTTACCATTGAATCCCATCATTGGTGACACTGAATACAGAACAGTTCCTTTTAAACCTAAAGGCTTATTTTTTATTTTTTCTTTTAAATCATCTAATTTACTTACACTGTCATTATAGAGTTTTTTACTTTCTTCTTTTTTTCCAAGTATTTCCCCATAAGCATTTATATTATCCAATATCTCCTGTATGTTTCCAGCTTCATTTATAAGATATGGTATTTTCAAACTTTTTAAAGTTTCTCCTGTCTTAGTTGACATCCCATTCAATATTACCAAATCTGGAGTATAAGATAATATCTTTTCAAGACTTGGTTTTGATATATTTCCCACACTTTCTAAATCTTTTGTTTTTTCTTCAGGATATATTTTACTCATTGCAGTTTTTCCTATCGCAGCTATTTTCTCTTCTCCATTTAATAGATATATAGTTTCTACCACTGCTGGATCCAACACAATCAATTTATTATATTCTTTAATCTCTATACTATTTCCATAGTTGTCTTTTATGAGATTGTTTTCTATTTTCAATGCAAGCATTTCTCTGCTTGATATCAGCATTAATGCTGCTACCATTAGTTTTTTTATCATTTATTCCCTCCTTTTGATCTGGGAATTATGTAAGGAATATCATTTTCTGTATAGAAAATACTGCATTCCAATTCATATATTTCCTTTAAATTAGCAGCTGTAAATGTTTCCTTGGGGCTTCCTTTACAGTACACTTTTCCATTTTTCATCATAACTATTTCATCGCAAAACATAGCTGCAAGATTGAGATCATGCAGAACTGCAACTGCTGTTATTCCTTTTTCAGTTATTGTTTCCTTTACTTTTTCCATAAGATCTATTGCGTGATTTAAATCAAGAGCAGAAGTAGGCTCATCTAAAAGTATTATTTCTGTTTCCTGTGCCAGTGCCCTTGCCAAAAGCACTCTTTGAAATTCTCCTCCTGAAAGGGTTACTGCTTTTCTTTTTATAAAACTTTCAAGTTCCAGCTGACGTATGTATCTATATGCTGTTTCCTTATCTTTTTGAGTATATCCATCCCAGCTGTTCTGTAAATGTGGAAGTCTTCCCATCAAAACAAAATCCTCTACATCCATAGCAGACATAAGCTGTGATTTTTGCGGAACTAATGAAATACATTTTGCTTTTTCTTTTTGTGTATAATCTTTGCTGTCTTTATTTAATATTTTTATATTTCCTGAGTCATTTTTTAGGTATCCAAGAATATTTTTCAATAGTGTAGACTTTCCACAACCATTAGGTCCAAGTATTCCAGTCAGTTTTTTTGATTTAATATCTAAATCTATTTCTTTTAATATCTGCCTGCTTCCATAAGAGAAATCTAATTTTTCTACTTTTATTATATCCATTAAAAATCTCTCCTTTTATTTCTTAAAGCTAAATATAAAAAGAATGGTGCACCGAAAAATGCTGTTATTACTCCAATTGGTACTTCAACTGGTGCTAATACTATCCTTCCAAATGTATCGCATATAAGGAGAAAAAATCCTCCAGCCAATATAGTACTTGGAAGCATTTTAGTATTAGAAGGACCCACAACCATTCTTATAGTATGTGGTATTATAAGGCCTACAAATCCTATCATTCCTGAGAAAGCCACCGAAAAAGCTACTATCAGTGCAGATACTGTTAAAATCTTAATTTTCAAACGATTTACATCTACTCCTAATGAATGTGCTTCCTCATCTCCTGATAATAAAGCGTCTAATTGATTCCTTTTTGAATAAAAATAACTAACTGAAAATATCAATGGTATTAATATAAAAATAACTCTTTTCCAAGTTGCATTTCCTAAATATCCCATCATCCACATTGTTATCTTAAAAGAATCTTCTCCTATCATATACATAGCAAAAGAAGTAAAAGCTCCCAGAAATGAAGAAACTGCTATTCCTACTATAAGTAGAGTGGCTACATTTACTTTATTCCCTTTTTTAGCCATTTTAAAAATCATCAAAGTACTAAACAAACACGTAATAAAAGCAATAATTCCATACATAAAATCTGGCATGCCAAATACAAAAGCTATAACTGCTCCAAAAGTTGCACTTGCTGCTATTCCTATAATATATGGGTCTGCCAATGGATTTTGAAATACTGTCTGTACAACTGCTCCACTTGATGAAAGCATCATTCCTATAAGAACTGCCATAGCTATTCTAGGAAGTCTTAGATTAAATATTATTATTCTCATATATTCAGGAGCTTTTTCTGGATTAAATATATATTCCAGAGGAATAGGAACACTCCCTAAGGGTATAGAGAGTATTCCTACTATAAAAATTCCTATTGTTAATGCTATAGGTAAAACTTTTTCCATTTTTATTTCCTCATTTTTATTTTTTATTTTATAAACTATATCTGAATCCTACATAATAATTTCTTTCAGCTGCAGGATCATAAGTAAACACTCCTGTTGATTCTGTATAATCTACATCTTCATAATATTTTTTATCAAATACATTATTTATTCCAGCATGTAAACTTAAACCAAAATCAAAGTTATAGTTTGCTCTGATATTTGTCACTACATGAGAATTCTTTTTTCCACCTAGATTTTTATTATTTAAGTAAACATCATCTATATATACAACTTCTCCACCTACATTAAATCTATTAGTAAAAGCATAATTTGCCCCTATATTAAATTTATTTCTAGGTACATTAGCTACTCTGTTTCCAGATACATCTACACCTTTTACTTCTCCATCTTTAATTTTTGCATTAATATATGCATAAGATTGTGATAAAGTAAGTTTATCTATATATTGTTCTGCTTTAAGCTCAAATCCTACTCTCTCTGTTTTTCCTAGATTGTAGTTATCAATAGTCATACTGGCACTTCCCATTGTTCCATTAGTTTCACTTGTTATTTCATCTTTAGTGATTGTATAGAACACTGACGCATTTAAACTTGTAAATCCTATATAATCTGATACTCCAATTTCAAAGTTATCATATTTTTCTGATTTAAGATTATTCAAATAATATCCAGCTGCATTTTTATTTGTCAACAACGCTGGTGGAGGTGATGTGAATCCTCTCTCATATCTGATATATGTTTTTCCTGTATCTGAATATAGATAATTAGCTGATACCTCATATGCGAAATTATCTTCATCTGTAGTTGTATCTATTCCAGGTCCAGTTGAACTTGTTCTTTTTACTTTATAATCTGCTCTTTCATATCTCACACCTTGAGCAAACTCAAAATTTCCCCATACATAGTTATTCATTACAAATCCACTTATTGTTTCTTTATTTAAATCATTTACTGTAAGAATATTATTCATCATTGGAGGCATATTCATTAAACTTTTTCTTTTAGCGTCATTATCAATATATTCTAAACCAAAAATTACTGAACTTCCTTCTCCATAGGCATATCTTAATTTAGATTTTATACCTTTCTTTTTATCTCTGAATAAAGCATCTTGTGTCATCCAAAGTTTTATTGGTCCCATTGCCCCTTGATAACTTCTGCTGTCTATTTTCATTTCAGTTTCCTGTGAAAATAATACTAAATTTAAATCAAGGTTTTCAGTTAATTTATTATTATAAGTTAAAACATATTCATCCTTATCTGTTTTTGTTTTACTATGTTCGCCATCTACTAGTCCTGACTGTTTTCTGTCATCTTCCACCTGAGCTCTTGTAAGCATCTCTGGATATGTTTCATCTGCCTTATATTTTGAATATTTAAACCCTATATTTTGTGTATCAGATATTCTGTATCTTATATCTCCCTGAAAATAATCAGAATCTGATTTATCATAGTCTCTGTACCCTTCTCTGTCATTTTTTGTATATGTAAGATTTACATCAAAATTTCCAAAACTTTCTCCTACAGTTACATTAGTTTTATTGCTTCCATATTCCCCATGGTCAAATCCTACTGCTGCTGTTCTTCCAACTCCTCTTTTTGTGATAATATTTACAACTCCTCCAGAAGTTCCACTTCCATAAAGAACTGAACCTCCACCAGGAAGAACTTCTATCCTTTCAATATTATCTACAGCTATTGTATTAATAGGAGTGGCTGTCATTGACGTATCCAGAGAGTTCATCTGTACCCCGTCTACAAGTATCTGTACATTCTGTTTAGCCTTATCTCCTTGTCCTCTCAAGTCAATTATTGAATCTTTCCCCTGTTTTACAATATTGATGCTTGGAATATCATTCAATATCTGATCAACTGTCTGATAATTCCTCTCCTTGATTTCTTTAGATGTCACTACACTTGGATTGCTTGCTGTTTTTCTCATTTCTGTTTCAAATCCTGTTGTAGAATAAATAACACTCTTTCCTAAATCAACACTTTGTTCTCCATATGCTGTTACTGCCAATACCGCCCAAAGCAGTGCTGTTTTTTTACTCATTTTTTTATCTCCTTTCAGATGTTTTATATATTTTTAACTATTAAAAAGTTTTTCCAGAACATAAATGATTACATCACTAGAAAGATTATTTCCCCAGAATACTCCATCTGTTGTCAGAACATAACTTTCTTCATTTTCTTTTAACAAACCTTTTTCTTCATATTCTTTCATTCTTTCTCTAAAGAACTTTAATTCATCTTCTTTTAAAATATCTTTTAATGCTTCTTTTGGTATTATTGGAAACTGCATTATTCCAGATAATTTTGAAAATCTCTCATGATACTCTGTCTGCTGTGAATAAAAAGACATCTCTTTATTCATTCTGTAAACTCCAATTCCGTGAACTGATCCTCCAGCTCCCACTCCAATAGGAAAAGTATCTCCACCTGTATTTCTCACTTTAATATATTTATAATTATCTCCACCATTTCTTGCTATTTTTGTAAGTTCAAGAATGTGATATTTATCTTCTTTTAACATTTCATCTACAAAATGCTGATATAAGAAATAATCTTTTTTCATATCTTCTTCCATCTTCACTCTTTCAGCTTCTATATCCTTGGATAATTTTGAACCTTCATGTACCATGAGAGAATAGAAACTTGCACTGCTTATTTCTAATTCCTTTACTATTTTTGCATCTTCCAGTACTTCATTTATTGTCTGACCAGGAAAATTATATATAATATCTACACAAACATCTCCCTTGAAAAATCCTTTTAATTTTTTTAATTTTTCTATTGTTTCTTCTTTTCCATAAGTTCTGTTATAAAATCTTCTTCCTGTTTCAGAAAAAGTCTGTATTCCAACACTTAATCTATTTACTCCATATTTCATCATAATTTCCAATTTTTCTTCTGTCAGATTATGCAGAGTTGTTTCAAAAGTAAATTCATAATCTTTTGCTAAAACAACATTTCTCTTTATACTTTCAAGTATTACTTCAAGCTGTTGTGGTTTATAAACAGTTGGTGTCCCTCCGCCAAAAAAGATTACATCAAAAATCCCCTTTTTAAAATATTCTGTTTTTCCATATTTATCAAATTCATCAGCTAGATATTGAGCATATGAATCCAAGCTTCCATCTATTTGTTTTCTGTTAAGATTACAGAAAGAGCATATTTTATCACAGTATGGTGTATGTACATAAATTGCCTTTTTTCTTTCATCTGGAGTTTCTCTCAACATAGCTTCAAAAATTTCTTTATCTGCCTTCTTTCCAGAAATATATTTGTTAATCAAACTATTGCTATCATGATGAGATTTCAATCTTTTATCAAATAGCATTAAATTATTTGTCATTTTTTCCTCCTAAATTTCGCACTTTAAAACTACAGTTTACTATTAAAACAATACTTCATTTCAATAAAAAAACTTTTTATGCCTGAGGTTATATTAATATTTATTTTTTTTATTGTCAAGTAAAAAAATTAATTAATACAAAATTATAGTTTTTGAAATTATTTGACTTTAAAAGTATTTTTTGATATAACTTATTATAATGATAAAATTTTAGGAGGTTTCTTTAATGAAAACACTTGTTACTTATTCTACAAAAACTGGCAATACTAAAAAAGTTGCAGAATCTATTGCTAAGGCTATAAAAAATTCTGAAATAATGGATATTTCAGAGGTAAAAAATCTGGATTATGATTTAATCATTATAGGGACATGGATAGATAAAGGAACTGCAGATGCAAAAGCTTTAAACTTTATAAAAACTCTTGCAAATAAAAATACAGCATTTTTCTTTACATTAGGAGCATATCCAGATTCAAAACATGCTTTAGATTGTGTTGAAAATATAACTAAACTTTTTACTGACAATGAAAACAAAGTTCTGGGGCATTTCCTATGTCAAGGCGCTGTAGATCCTAAACTTATAGAAATGATGAAAACTAAATTAGGACCTGATCATCCTCATGGCCCTAATCCTGAAAGAATCAAGAGATGGGCAGATGCAAGCCTTCATCCTGATGAAACAGATTTGAATAATGCATATGTATATTTTAAAGAACTTGTTGAAAAACTTTAATTAAATTTTTAGGAGGAACATACTGAAATGATGTACTATTTTAAAGTAGGAGGTCCACTGATGTGGATACTTTTCATACTATCTCTTATCTCTACAACTGTTATAATTGAAAGATTATTCTTTTTCTTTAAGAAAGAAAAAACAATGAACAGAAACTTTAGAAAAGAAGTAATAATGGCCGTTTCTAATAGAGATATGTGTAGAATAATTGAAATTTGTGATAAAGAAAGAAATTCTGTTGGGTGTACAGTTAAAAAATTCCTTTGCAGATGTAATATATGTGATACTAACCTAAAAGACTTTCACCAATTTGATCAGATAATAAAAGAAATTGAGATGGATGAAATCAGTCCGCTGGAAAAAAGACTTCATATTTTAGGAATAATAGCTCATGTAGCTCCTATGCTTGGACTTTTGGGAACTGTTACTGGAATGATAGATGCTTTTAAAGATCTTTCAAAATTTGGTGCAGGAGATCCTACTATTGTAGCTGATAGTATTTCAAAAGCTTTGATAACTACAGCAGCTGGTCTTTCTATTGCTATACCTGCACTAGTGGTATATAATCTGTTAAATAAAAGAATTGAAGAAATTGAAGAGGAAATAGATAAGATAACAACTAATGTTATTAATATTGTGAGGGGATAAAAATGGCTAGATACAAGAAAAAAAGAACTCTCCTTACCCCTGATCTGACGCCGCTTATAGATGTGGTGTTTTTGCTTTTAATATTCTTCATAGTTTCTACAACATTTAACAAATATGGTAATATTGATATTGATCTTCCAACTTCTACACTGGCAAGTGAGGAAAACAATGAGAAAAATTTGGAAATCATTATTGATAAAGATAATAGGTATTTCATTACTTTTGGAGATAAAAAAAATGTAGAAGTAACTTTTGATGAGATAGACGGTTATCTCAGTGGAGCAAAAAGTGTTTCTGTTACTGGGGATAAAGATTTGAAATATCAAAATATTATTGATATCATAACTAAAGTCAAAAAACATAGCATAGAAAATTTAGGAATAAATTTTTATGAGTAAAGGATAAGAGGTTTAATATGAAGAGATACTTTATTATAGCACTTCTATTACATGGAATACTCTTTCTGCAATTGAGTCTTCCTACTGTTACAAAAGATTTAGATAACAAAGAGAATTTATTGAAGCAAAGTGTTCCAGTTACTTTTACTCAAGTGAGTAATGCTGCCCCTGTAGCTGCTGCAGCTCCTCAGCCTGTTGCAGAAACACCTAAGCCCAAAAAAATCCCTAAAAAAGAAATTCCAAAGTCTGAGGTACCTAAACCTGTTCCAAAGAAAACAATACCTAAAAAAACTGAACCTAAAAAAGAAACAACTAAAGAACCTGAAACAGAAATAAAAGAAACTCCAAAAGTTGCGGAAACTACAGCTAGTGGTAACTCTGGCCACAGTTCTAGTGGTGCTTCTATGCCTGGTATAGACAGTTTGTTTACAGCTAATGCTGATGGAACTTATAATGCAGTATCTAATCATGGGATAAAATATAAAATAGTTAAAGAAATAACTCCTGCATATCCTAAGCAAGCTGAAAATATCAGATACAGGAAAAAAGTAATGGTAAAAGCAAAATTTTTAGTAGATCAATCAGGTAATGTAAAAAATATTTCTATTATCAATTCACATAGTAAGCTAGGATTTGACCAGGCTGTGATAGACGCTCTAGGAAAATGGAAGTTTTCACCAATTGTATATAATGGAAAAGTTATAAGCGTTTATTTCCAAAAAGAATTTATTTTTGAACCAAAATCATAGAACTATGTAAAAAAATTAAGTTTTAGAATTTCAAGATTTATATTCAAGAAGTTCTAAAACTTTTTTATTTAATAGATATATCTATATCTTAATTCTAATACTTATTTTTTCTATTGATATATCTCAAATAACTATATTCTTTGAAATTACAACGCTGTATCTTTTCAAAATCTAATTATCTCTTAATATATAAAAAAAAATGGTGCAGTTCCCTACACCATTTTTTAATTTATCTTTTTAATTTTATACCAATTTCTTTAATTCTGTTGCAACGAACTCAACTTCTGGTCCAACTATTACTTGAACAGCTGTTTTACTTGGTTTCAATACACCAGGAACCAGTTTTTTAATTTCTCCTTCTTTTACTACAGAGCTATCTGCTACATCAAGTCTTAATCTAGTAGTACAGTAATCAATATTGATTATATTAGCTTTTCCACCTAAAAGTGGTAATAGTGCTGTCGCTAATTCAGTATTTGAAGTAACTTTTGATGTTGCTGTTTCTTCTGCTGTATCGTCATCTTCTCTCCCAGGAGTTTTAAGGTTGAATTTTTCAATAGCAAATTTAAATACTACATAGTAGATTACAAAGAATACAAGTCCTTGTATTATAAGCATATACCAACCTTGAGCAAGTGGATTTCTTGTTGAAAGAACCAAGTCAATAAATCCAGCTGAGAATCCAAATCCAGCCATCCAATGCATAGAAGCTGCAATGAATACTGATATTCCAGTTAATACTGCGTGAACTAAGTATAATGCAGGAGCAACGAACATGAATGCAAATTCAATTGGTTCTGTAACTCCAGTAAAGAAACTTGCAAATCCAGCAGCTAACATGATAGAAGATATTTTAGCTCTGTTTTGAGGTTTTGCAGTTCTGACAAATGCAAGACAAGCTCCCAGTAATCCAAACATCATGATTGGGAAAAATCCAGCTTGATACATTCCAGTTTTTCCTATTACAGCAGTTCCTTCAGCTATTGATTTTGCTCCACCTAAGAAGTTTGGAATATCATTTATTCCAGCAACGTCAAACCAGAATACTGAGTTTAATGCATGGTGTAATCCAACAGGTATTAATAATCTGTTGAAGAATCCATATATTCCAGCTCCAACTGGTCCTAA
This genomic window contains:
- a CDS encoding DNA methyltransferase codes for the protein MQEDLIYEILSVVDEIPEGRVATYGQIARLIGKDKNARLVGKVLSMAEYYGEYPCHRVVNHAGRLVPGWGLQGFLLQKEGIVLKNKTHVDLKKYQWDYSE
- a CDS encoding putative transcriptional regulator yields the protein MESIIEKNNLYKENLKIIKKTEDKVIYKVKCLDGYGEIICHHVFPGIDIIYNNFNTFYCFEPENISRDIIEINHCKKGRFECKIHNDSYLYLGEGDLEVNSCKIQRTTSGFPLGYYEGIEVLIDIETAEKFLKGIMEGINIDLNKIKERVFLDKDYFIIRATDEIEHIFHELYNVDERIQKGYFKIKVLELLLFFTIVPIEKNNLLSPYFPKNQVEKVKHIKEHLTEDLEKNITLQELAQEHDIGITTLKKCFKGIYGKSISVWRREYRIYKAASMLRETDKTIAEISGKMGYDNPSKFASVFKKVVGCSPSEYRKNN
- a CDS encoding inner membrane protein, yielding MVKKRLLFISGFISLALGIVGIILPLLPTTPFLLLSAYCFSQSSEKFHNYILNNKVFGQYIRDYNEKKGITLKNKITAISLLILSIGFSMYKLNYLHIRIMLAVVFTGVSFHILKLKTLR
- a CDS encoding ABC transporter periplasmic component, whose amino-acid sequence is MIKKLMVAALMLISSREMLALKIENNLIKDNYGNSIEIKEYNKLIVLDPAVVETIYLLNGEEKIAAIGKTAMSKIYPEEKTKDLESVGNISKPSLEKILSYTPDLVILNGMSTKTGETLKSLKIPYLINEAGNIQEILDNINAYGEILGKKEESKKLYNDSVSKLDDLKEKIKNKPLGLKGTVLYSVSPMMGFNGKTLPGEVLELLGVENITNNLTGERPIISQEFLLKENPDFLAGAMSIKSVDDIKNSNPAIKEIKAGQKDNIFIVDSNKILRGSPRIFELVLEFYDELLKVEK
- a CDS encoding ABC transporter ATP-binding protein: MDIIKVEKLDFSYGSRQILKEIDLDIKSKKLTGILGPNGCGKSTLLKNILGYLKNDSGNIKILNKDSKDYTQKEKAKCISLVPQKSQLMSAMDVEDFVLMGRLPHLQNSWDGYTQKDKETAYRYIRQLELESFIKRKAVTLSGGEFQRVLLARALAQETEIILLDEPTSALDLNHAIDLMEKVKETITEKGITAVAVLHDLNLAAMFCDEIVMMKNGKVYCKGSPKETFTAANLKEIYELECSIFYTENDIPYIIPRSKGGNK
- a CDS encoding ABC transporter permease encodes the protein MEKVLPIALTIGIFIVGILSIPLGSVPIPLEYIFNPEKAPEYMRIIIFNLRLPRIAMAVLIGMMLSSSGAVVQTVFQNPLADPYIIGIAASATFGAVIAFVFGMPDFMYGIIAFITCLFSTLMIFKMAKKGNKVNVATLLIVGIAVSSFLGAFTSFAMYMIGEDSFKITMWMMGYLGNATWKRVIFILIPLIFSVSYFYSKRNQLDALLSGDEEAHSLGVDVNRLKIKILTVSALIVAFSVAFSGMIGFVGLIIPHTIRMVVGPSNTKMLPSTILAGGFFLLICDTFGRIVLAPVEVPIGVITAFFGAPFFLYLALRNKRRDF
- a CDS encoding putative siderophore receptor, coding for MSKKTALLWAVLAVTAYGEQSVDLGKSVIYSTTGFETEMRKTASNPSVVTSKEIKERNYQTVDQILNDIPSINIVKQGKDSIIDLRGQGDKAKQNVQILVDGVQMNSLDTSMTATPINTIAVDNIERIEVLPGGGSVLYGSGTSGGVVNIITKRGVGRTAAVGFDHGEYGSNKTNVTVGESFGNFDVNLTYTKNDREGYRDYDKSDSDYFQGDIRYRISDTQNIGFKYSKYKADETYPEMLTRAQVEDDRKQSGLVDGEHSKTKTDKDEYVLTYNNKLTENLDLNLVLFSQETEMKIDSRSYQGAMGPIKLWMTQDALFRDKKKGIKSKLRYAYGEGSSVIFGLEYIDNDAKRKSLMNMPPMMNNILTVNDLNKETISGFVMNNYVWGNFEFAQGVRYERADYKVKRTSSTGPGIDTTTDEDNFAYEVSANYLYSDTGKTYIRYERGFTSPPPALLTNKNAAGYYLNNLKSEKYDNFEIGVSDYIGFTSLNASVFYTITKDEITSETNGTMGSASMTIDNYNLGKTERVGFELKAEQYIDKLTLSQSYAYINAKIKDGEVKGVDVSGNRVANVPRNKFNIGANYAFTNRFNVGGEVVYIDDVYLNNKNLGGKKNSHVVTNIRANYNFDFGLSLHAGINNVFDKKYYEDVDYTESTGVFTYDPAAERNYYVGFRYSL
- a CDS encoding putative coproporphyrinogen III oxidase; this translates as MTNNLMLFDKRLKSHHDSNSLINKYISGKKADKEIFEAMLRETPDERKKAIYVHTPYCDKICSFCNLNRKQIDGSLDSYAQYLADEFDKYGKTEYFKKGIFDVIFFGGGTPTVYKPQQLEVILESIKRNVVLAKDYEFTFETTLHNLTEEKLEIMMKYGVNRLSVGIQTFSETGRRFYNRTYGKEETIEKLKKLKGFFKGDVCVDIIYNFPGQTINEVLEDAKIVKELEISSASFYSLMVHEGSKLSKDIEAERVKMEEDMKKDYFLYQHFVDEMLKEDKYHILELTKIARNGGDNYKYIKVRNTGGDTFPIGVGAGGSVHGIGVYRMNKEMSFYSQQTEYHERFSKLSGIMQFPIIPKEALKDILKEDELKFFRERMKEYEEKGLLKENEESYVLTTDGVFWGNNLSSDVIIYVLEKLFNS
- a CDS encoding flavodoxin, with protein sequence MKTLVTYSTKTGNTKKVAESIAKAIKNSEIMDISEVKNLDYDLIIIGTWIDKGTADAKALNFIKTLANKNTAFFFTLGAYPDSKHALDCVENITKLFTDNENKVLGHFLCQGAVDPKLIEMMKTKLGPDHPHGPNPERIKRWADASLHPDETDLNNAYVYFKELVEKL
- a CDS encoding putative biopolymer transporter ExbB, giving the protein MMYYFKVGGPLMWILFILSLISTTVIIERLFFFFKKEKTMNRNFRKEVIMAVSNRDMCRIIEICDKERNSVGCTVKKFLCRCNICDTNLKDFHQFDQIIKEIEMDEISPLEKRLHILGIIAHVAPMLGLLGTVTGMIDAFKDLSKFGAGDPTIVADSISKALITTAAGLSIAIPALVVYNLLNKRIEEIEEEIDKITTNVINIVRG